In Acidobacteriota bacterium, the sequence TTGAGCGAATTAATATCGAGGCTCGAACGTTTGACGAAGAAGTGATAAATCAACCAGCCGAAAAGCGAGGCGCAAAGTATTAAGGTTGTCAGCGAACTGCGCTCCAATCGTTCGGAATAGGTGACGGCTTGGTCGGCTTCGGTTGGCGCGGGGTCTGCAAGTTTGTTGGCATCCGGGTACGCCGAGAGTGGACGCGGATTTTTCGGCATCAATACACAACCGACAATCATCACCGCGAGGGTGAAGACGATGACCTGAATAATCGCCGCAGGCGACCAGATGGTTGCCGAAAGCGGCACCACGCCAATCGTGCTTTCCAGAAAATGACCTTTGGTTGCCACCAATAGCGGCGCGCTCGCCGACAGTCCATATTGCCAGACGGCGTGCGCGCCCCAGTTCACCGAAAGAAAAAACAGGAAATCAATGGGAATACCTTTGCGTTCGGCTTCGCGCGAAAAATAGACCGTGATAATCGGGGCAAGCGCGATGCCTAGACCCCAGTAAAAATACGATGCCACAGCGGTTAAAATCGCCGCGAGCGCCACCATCTGATTGGTGGTTTTGGGAACTCGTGAGAGCGCCATAATGGCGCGTCTGAAGAACGGCGTTGAACTGAGCACCGAACTCAAGGTGATAATCAAGGTCATCTGCATGGTAAAGGGCAACAGCATCCACAAGCCTTGATAATAAGCATCCATGGTTTTGGTGAATGAATTGCCGATGAGCAATGCAACGATGAACATCAAAACCATCAGCAGAATTGCTGAGGTAATCCCGTCGGGCACAAATCGCCCGATGATTTTGGCAAAGCGGTCGAGCCAGCGATCTTCGATAACGCGAGTTTCAGTCGTTTCGGTGTTGGTAATCATTTAATGAACCCTGTTGAACAAAATAGTCCCGGCAAAATTGTTTGAGCCACTGGTAGTTGAACGAGAAATATTGTCGAACCTTGAAATGCCCCAAAGGGGCAAAGGAAAATAGCCCGTGGTGACGCCACAGGTCAGAGTTGGCAACTCCTTTTTCTTGCCCTGAAAGGGCGAAGGACAAATCGGTTATCCTGCAAAATTAATGTGACTTCACCACAGGCTAACTTCCCAAGCGCCTGCGGCGCAGCTTTAACAGAAAGTCGTTTGAGCATTGCTGATAAGGTGAAGCGAATCACCGGCTGGCATCGCTCTTATGCTTGATTTACGGTCCATTCCTTCAAGCGGTCGAGACTTTTTAAAAACGGCTTGATGCCTACCCATAAGAGCGCGGTTGAAACCAGGTGCGCCAGCGTTCCGACAATCAACAGCGAATAATGCACCATCTGTTTATCTTTGAAGACGAAATCGGTGGTCATCGCCACAACCAGAGGTCCAAGCCCCAAGCCAATCAGATTGACCACAAATAGATAGATTGCCGATGCCTGCCCGCGCATCGGATTGGGCATCATCTGCTGAATTGCCGCCGGCGCTACACCAAACGGCGCGCTTGCCAGGAATGCCGCCGGAATCAACAGGGCAATCGCCCACGAAGCCTCAGACATCAACGGATACGCCATGCCAAACGGAAACCACATGACCGAAGCCATCAATCCCACACGCAGGGTCGCATCGCGCGAACCGCGTTCGGTCATCCAGTCTGCGAGCCTGCCGCCCGCAACCACACCGAGCGTCGAAGCGATGGCGACAATCAATCCGTATGCCTGCCCGATAGCCGCTTCCGTCCAACCGTATCGGCGAACGAACATCGTCGGAATCCAGGCGCTTGCGCCATAAGATGAAAACGACAGCAGAGCAAAGCCGACGTTATGACAGAGGAAGGTCATCCAGTTGGCTTTCAAATATGCGATGACTTCGCGCATCGGCGTTTGTTCGACAGCGGGTTTGCCATCCGTCGCTTTAACCGAACGGACGCCGCGCCGAATGGGTTCGCGCACCGTGTACATCAATAATGCGAGCAGCACACCCGGCATTCCGACAATGAAAAAGACCACCTGCCAGGGTCGCGTTTCACCGACAATCGGCAAATTCCAGGCTTCCTGTGCTGTCGCAAAACGCGCAACGAGTCCACCGATAATCAACGCCAATCCCGACCCGATGTAAATGCCCATCGAGTAAATGCTGATGGCTGTGGCTCGGCGTTTTGGCGGAAAATAATCGGTAATCAGCGAATAAGCCGCAGGCGAGAGCGCCGCTTCACCGATGCCCACGCCCATGCGCATCAACAGCAATTGAATGAAATTTTTCGCAAGTCCACATCCGGCGGTAAACAGACTCCAGAAGGCAAAACCCACAGCAATGATGCCGCGCCGCGATTTGGAATCCGCCAACCGTCCGAGCGGAATACCGAAAAAGGTATAGAAAACTGCAAACGCCAGACCCGATAAAAGTCCCATCAAGGTATCGCTGATGCCGAGGTCGCGTTGAATCGGACGAACCAACAAGTTGAGAATCTGCCGGTCGATGAATGAAAAGACATATACGAAGGTCAACACGCCTACGACATACCACGCATAGGGAGCGCGAGGATAAGCTTCTTCCTGCTGATGCCGAGACGCTTGCGACTCCTGTACAGCTTTCGCAGATGCTGTCATCAGCCCACCTCCGATTAAATTTGATTCGTGATTGTTCGCCTATGCTTTTAGAGAGCGCGTGCAGCCTATCATTCAAATTGTCGAATGCGCAACTCGGATAAAATCGCTGCGATGCAAGAATGGAAACGATTTTCAGGTCGGGCGGTTTTCAATAAAAGAAAGCGTTCGATAGTGAACGGCAAAGATTTAACCTGGGATTGGACGGATAAGGCTAATCAAGCAAATCCGCCCAATCCGTTTAATCCCAAGTTAAATTTCACCCTCGATTAAAGAGTCTGGCAAATTTTTAGCAGGGCATTCATTACGCTTTGAAGCAATTTGAAAAATACAAAATCAATTGCTCACTGCCTGCGGCTTACCGAAATTCGCCAGCATAATGGGAATCGCGTCCACGTCTTCGCGTGGGGCAATGGTGCGGTCCAAGTTGAAATAATTATTGAGCATGATCGAAAACGCCAGCCGTTCGCCTGATGCCGCCGTGACATATCCCGACAGCGCGTAGACAAATCGCAACGTCCCGGTCTTGGCGTGTACATTATTCGCGGCAGGCGTATTTTTCATACGATTCTGCAACGTCCCGTCAACTCCGGCTATCGGCAACCCGTTGCGATAAATTTCCGCGAGTTGATGTTTGTCCATGAATGTCAACAGCGCAATCGTCGCATTCGGCGTGATGATGTCTTTGCGCGATAGTCCCGAACCTTCTTCGAGTAACACATCGCCTTTTTTCACCCCGACTTCATTTAAAAATGCGGTCATCACTTCAAGCCCTTGCTGTTCCGTATTCGGTAAGCGGTAGTCGGTAGCCGGTGTTTGGTTATTGCTTGTCGTTTGTTGTGAGTTGCTTTTAATCGGTGAATTCGCAGGCGAGACCGGTTGATTATTCGTTGCGCTCAACTGGCTACTGTTGGCACCGACTTGCAAAAGCAACAACTGCGCGTAAAGGTTTTGCGAGGGCTTCAACATCTCGCGCACGATGTCTTTCATGGGCGGCGATTCAATGAAACCAAGTTCGATGAATTTCGCTAAATCAAGCGGCGTAACGTCGCGATATTTCGGGTCAAGGATTCGCAATCGCCCGGTCACCGCAATGCCCTGTTTGGCGAGCGCGTCTTTCAGCAAGGTCACAAACAACAACGCGGGATTGTGTACGGCAATCGAATTCGCATAGCCTTTGGGGCTGTCAATCGCCAGCCTTCCCGTCACATAAACGATATTTTCAGCAACCGGACGATAAAAGCGTATGCTGGTTTCCGTCCCCTTGGGCGCGGTCTGTGTGCGATTGATAAAGGTCAAATAATTGCTTTGCGGGCCGGTCGTAATGCGACACGGGAGTCCGATGCGCTCTGCCGGTTTAACGAAAAAATCGAGCGAATTATCGTGAATCGAAAGCGCCGAAACCTCCGCGCCATAATATTCCTGTAAATCATCCCACTCCCAACCGGAACCGAATGGCGCGGTGTTGAAGAAGCTCTCGTCACCGATGAGATCGCCTTCGATTTTGCGAATGCCTGCGGCTTTGATTTGTTCAACAAGGCGCTCAAGCGGTTTATCGTAATTGCCCTGGTTGAGGCGCGCGGCAATCGTCGGGTCGCCACGTCCGTAAATCGTCAAATCGCCTTTAAGCGTGCCATCGGGTTCGGGTCTTCGCGGCGCATAAATCGACGTTTTGATTTTGAAATCCGCGCCCAGTCTATCGAGCGTCAATGCCCCGGTGTAGAGTTTGGCATTGGATGCGGGATTGAAATATTTTTCGGCATTGTGTTCAAAAATGGTTTTGCCGGAATCGAGCGAAACCACTTTGACGCCCCACGACGCCGCGGTGAATCGTGGTTGCGCAAGATGCGCTGTAAGGCGCGCTGCAAGCTGTTCGTAAGTATCCGGCGATTGCGCCGCTTGTTGCGCAAAGGTTGAATAAAAGAGCAAACCTAGCGCAAGCACAGATGTCA encodes:
- a CDS encoding TIGR00366 family protein, which encodes MITNTETTETRVIEDRWLDRFAKIIGRFVPDGITSAILLMVLMFIVALLIGNSFTKTMDAYYQGLWMLLPFTMQMTLIITLSSVLSSTPFFRRAIMALSRVPKTTNQMVALAAILTAVASYFYWGLGIALAPIITVYFSREAERKGIPIDFLFFLSVNWGAHAVWQYGLSASAPLLVATKGHFLESTIGVVPLSATIWSPAAIIQVIVFTLAVMIVGCVLMPKNPRPLSAYPDANKLADPAPTEADQAVTYSERLERSSLTTLILCASLFGWLIYHFFVKRSSLDINSLNATLLFLCFLLHRNVYKFTKALQHAVLSAWPVIVIYHLYAGVAGLIQHTTIGEKLAGVVASVSTPLTFPLLTAIIGSVFAFFIPSSGGQWAIQGFITSKAAMDVGVSVPRGILSMSVGDHMGNLTSPFWYVVIAGIAHVDFRSFFGYGLIFAVLWFVIGTIVFTFAPC
- a CDS encoding MFS transporter, with product MTASAKAVQESQASRHQQEEAYPRAPYAWYVVGVLTFVYVFSFIDRQILNLLVRPIQRDLGISDTLMGLLSGLAFAVFYTFFGIPLGRLADSKSRRGIIAVGFAFWSLFTAGCGLAKNFIQLLLMRMGVGIGEAALSPAAYSLITDYFPPKRRATAISIYSMGIYIGSGLALIIGGLVARFATAQEAWNLPIVGETRPWQVVFFIVGMPGVLLALLMYTVREPIRRGVRSVKATDGKPAVEQTPMREVIAYLKANWMTFLCHNVGFALLSFSSYGASAWIPTMFVRRYGWTEAAIGQAYGLIVAIASTLGVVAGGRLADWMTERGSRDATLRVGLMASVMWFPFGMAYPLMSEASWAIALLIPAAFLASAPFGVAPAAIQQMMPNPMRGQASAIYLFVVNLIGLGLGPLVVAMTTDFVFKDKQMVHYSLLIVGTLAHLVSTALLWVGIKPFLKSLDRLKEWTVNQA
- the dacB gene encoding D-alanyl-D-alanine carboxypeptidase/D-alanyl-D-alanine-endopeptidase — encoded protein: MKRTMTSVLALGLLFYSTFAQQAAQSPDTYEQLAARLTAHLAQPRFTAASWGVKVVSLDSGKTIFEHNAEKYFNPASNAKLYTGALTLDRLGADFKIKTSIYAPRRPEPDGTLKGDLTIYGRGDPTIAARLNQGNYDKPLERLVEQIKAAGIRKIEGDLIGDESFFNTAPFGSGWEWDDLQEYYGAEVSALSIHDNSLDFFVKPAERIGLPCRITTGPQSNYLTFINRTQTAPKGTETSIRFYRPVAENIVYVTGRLAIDSPKGYANSIAVHNPALLFVTLLKDALAKQGIAVTGRLRILDPKYRDVTPLDLAKFIELGFIESPPMKDIVREMLKPSQNLYAQLLLLQVGANSSQLSATNNQPVSPANSPIKSNSQQTTSNNQTPATDYRLPNTEQQGLEVMTAFLNEVGVKKGDVLLEEGSGLSRKDIITPNATIALLTFMDKHQLAEIYRNGLPIAGVDGTLQNRMKNTPAANNVHAKTGTLRFVYALSGYVTAASGERLAFSIMLNNYFNLDRTIAPREDVDAIPIMLANFGKPQAVSN